One window of Candidatus Nitrospira kreftii genomic DNA carries:
- a CDS encoding hypothetical protein (conserved protein of unknown function), with translation MKIFRLHGTSFALACLLCINPLTGWSTESLPVEPDLNTRVDELYDHEARLFIMLYSLRGNGQIDYVTARLVQDYSRSSYGNPIYQTEAQPLFYWWNHTMWNDPEQDGVNGNERVYQENTDFDISRYKPCLFNGQPC, from the coding sequence GTGAAGATCTTCCGGCTGCATGGTACGAGTTTCGCTCTCGCCTGTTTGCTATGCATCAATCCTTTGACGGGGTGGAGCACAGAATCCCTTCCCGTTGAGCCTGATCTTAATACTCGGGTCGATGAACTGTACGACCACGAGGCCCGTCTCTTTATCATGCTCTATTCTCTACGCGGAAACGGTCAGATCGACTACGTCACGGCTAGGCTGGTTCAGGATTACTCCCGCAGCAGCTACGGCAATCCCATCTACCAGACTGAGGCTCAACCGCTCTTCTATTGGTGGAATCACACCATGTGGAACGATCCTGAGCAGGATGGGGTCAACGGGAATGAACGGGTCTATCAGGAGAATACTGATTTCGATATCTCGCGGTATAAACCCTGTTTGTTCAACGGACAACCCTGCTAG
- a CDS encoding muropeptide transporter, with the protein MSQRSFDVASLMNRRLLVMLPLGFVSGLPLALTSGTLQAWLTVEGVDLKTIGIFTLVGLPYTLKFLWAPVMDRVVPPWLGRRRGWMVLTQLCVAASLVLMAMTDPKIHPGWLATYAVLVAFLAASLDIVFDAYRTDTLQAHERGLGAAVWVNGYRIALLASGAGALALADYVGWQLTYLAMAAVMSAGVGIVLFSPDPTIVANAPKSLKEAVGAPLVEFFSRPTALGFLAVIILYKLGDAFASALQTAFLIGGLGFSTTEVGAVKGLGIFATLLGAFVGGLLMTRSGLVRSLLIFGVLQAVSNLGFVALALIGKDAGALTAAVVIENVTGGMGTAAFVALVMSLCDPRYTATQFALLSSLEALGRVFAGRPSADLVAMVGWTQFYVLTVAVALPGLWAVWRIRRSIEPEQKPVAHTPVMEPATSPISDRL; encoded by the coding sequence ATGAGCCAACGCTCCTTCGATGTCGCTAGCCTCATGAATCGGCGTCTCCTCGTGATGTTGCCGTTGGGGTTTGTTTCCGGCCTTCCGCTTGCGCTCACGTCTGGCACCTTACAGGCTTGGCTAACAGTCGAGGGAGTTGATCTTAAGACGATCGGCATTTTCACGCTGGTCGGCCTTCCCTATACGCTTAAGTTCCTGTGGGCTCCAGTGATGGATCGCGTGGTGCCGCCTTGGTTGGGGCGGCGTCGCGGATGGATGGTCCTAACACAACTGTGTGTGGCTGCCAGCCTCGTGCTCATGGCCATGACCGATCCAAAGATTCACCCTGGGTGGCTCGCGACCTATGCCGTACTCGTCGCATTTCTGGCCGCTTCGCTGGACATCGTCTTCGACGCCTATCGCACGGATACACTCCAGGCGCACGAACGTGGATTGGGCGCGGCAGTATGGGTGAACGGCTATCGAATCGCCCTCTTGGCCTCCGGCGCCGGTGCACTGGCGCTCGCCGATTACGTGGGCTGGCAGCTGACCTATCTGGCGATGGCGGCCGTTATGAGTGCTGGGGTAGGTATCGTCTTGTTCAGTCCTGATCCGACGATCGTCGCCAATGCTCCAAAGAGTCTCAAGGAAGCAGTCGGGGCACCCTTGGTGGAGTTTTTTTCCAGGCCCACGGCATTGGGGTTTTTGGCCGTGATTATTCTCTACAAACTTGGAGATGCCTTTGCATCCGCGTTGCAGACAGCCTTTCTCATTGGAGGACTCGGCTTCTCCACGACGGAAGTTGGTGCCGTAAAGGGGCTCGGGATCTTTGCGACATTGCTAGGCGCCTTCGTCGGCGGATTGTTGATGACTAGATCAGGACTTGTGCGGTCGCTGTTGATCTTTGGTGTGTTGCAAGCTGTGTCAAACCTGGGTTTTGTGGCGCTGGCCTTAATTGGGAAAGATGCTGGTGCACTGACGGCGGCCGTTGTGATTGAGAATGTGACGGGCGGGATGGGCACGGCTGCATTTGTTGCATTAGTAATGTCGCTCTGTGATCCTCGGTATACCGCGACGCAGTTCGCGCTGCTGTCCTCGTTGGAAGCATTAGGACGGGTGTTTGCCGGTCGTCCCTCCGCGGATCTTGTCGCGATGGTCGGATGGACGCAATTTTATGTTTTGACCGTAGCAGTGGCGCTGCCGGGTCTCTGGGCCGTGTGGCGGATCCGGCGCTCTATCGAACCGGAACAGAAGCCTGTCGCACACACCCCCGTTATGGAACCGGCGACTTCGCCGATTTCAGATCGACTATGA
- a CDS encoding hypothetical protein (conserved membrane protein of unknown function) has protein sequence MFVWSKKLIAVLLGAFVLLLGIFLLQGSSDNTSSLKIHTIQWITLNYIGLLVWLFVWMIDQARVRGKNVWLWLVPFILAPLPTLMLFVLFLQRRLSS, from the coding sequence ATGTTCGTTTGGAGCAAGAAACTCATCGCAGTTCTACTTGGCGCATTTGTCTTACTGCTGGGCATTTTCCTTCTTCAAGGCTCGTCAGACAACACAAGCAGCCTCAAGATTCATACTATTCAATGGATCACACTCAATTATATCGGTCTGCTGGTCTGGCTGTTCGTCTGGATGATCGACCAAGCGCGCGTCCGCGGGAAGAATGTCTGGCTTTGGCTTGTCCCGTTCATCCTCGCTCCACTTCCTACCTTGATGCTCTTCGTACTCTTTCTTCAAAGAAGATTGTCCTCATAG
- a CDS encoding hypothetical protein (conserved protein of unknown function) — translation MNLFRLSVVVGILIVAVGLALSNPTMDDYVRFVEQELSKAMDRMDQATSTREQQFIRQVFRSQSKKILESVVRPSTARRNWGIFSYFETHLADTNVVVLGLGGRFIPLQGVEEATLKIGRMAF, via the coding sequence ATGAACCTCTTCCGCTTAAGCGTAGTCGTTGGTATCCTGATTGTAGCGGTTGGCTTGGCGTTATCGAATCCGACCATGGATGACTATGTACGCTTCGTTGAACAGGAACTCAGCAAAGCGATGGACCGAATGGATCAGGCTACATCGACCCGAGAACAGCAATTTATTCGCCAGGTGTTTCGGTCGCAAAGTAAGAAGATTCTCGAGTCAGTCGTTCGGCCGAGTACGGCGCGACGCAACTGGGGCATCTTTAGCTACTTTGAAACGCACCTAGCAGATACCAACGTCGTCGTCCTTGGTCTTGGGGGACGATTTATTCCCCTTCAGGGGGTCGAGGAAGCGACGCTGAAAATCGGCCGGATGGCCTTTTAA
- a CDS encoding Vitamin B12-dependent ribonucleotide reductase encodes MKIDRRFTRRGVSPYEGLAFVKRSSEIRNPDGSTVFKLENIEVPETWSQLAVDILAQKYFRKAGIPQHDQTGQPLVGSDGKPVLGGERDARQVFERMAGCWTHWGKSHGYFKAPEDAESFHDEMCYMLAHQMAAPNSPQWFNTGLHYAYGLSGPAQGHYYVDPKTREVVKATNAFEHPQPHACFIQSIEDDLVNENGIMDLWVREARLFKYGSGTGTNFSKLRGDGEGLSGGGRSSGLMSFLKIGDRAAGAIKSGGTTRRAAKMVCLDLDHPDIEEFIDWKVVEEQKVAAMVTGSKICAQRLNAVLKACHMVDGEGALRLDLDHKTNPVLREALTSARRDMVPEAYIQRMFSYAQQGFTHFVFHEYDTNWDGKAYQTVSGQNSNNSVRIPNEFFAALEADGDWQLKRRTNGKVCKTVKARDLWDRIAWAAWICADPGTQYDTTINEWHTCPEDGRINASNPCSEYMFLDDTACNLASLNLTKFYSVDGQFELEHFRHAVRLWTIALEISVLMASFPSRSIAEKSYRFRTLGLGYANLGTVLMRLGIPYDSSKALAICGAITSIMTGEAYRASAEMAAELLPFPGYANNREPMLRVIRNHRRAAYQVPNAEYEGLTIAPVGIRPEHCPPDMLLAARRAWDHALELGTAYGYRNAQVTVIAPTGTIGLVMDCDTTGIEPDFALVKFKKLAGGGYFKIINQSLPAALANLGYTDQQAQDIVRYCVGAQTLNGAPFINHDTLRRKGFDDAALDRLERGLGQAFEIQFAFNKFILGEAFCVDQLGFTEAQLNEANFNMLKALGFTQEEIAAANDFCCGTMTVEGAPHLRAEHLAVFDCANRCGRIGQRSIAVDAHIRMMAAAQPFISGAISKTINMSAEASVDDVKAAYLLAWKSMIKAVALYRDGSKLSQPLSASTDSGKTIEATASIIEMAEKVTERVLVRYLAKRRPLPGRRNGYTQKAIVGGHKLYLRTGEYEDGTVGEIFLDMHKEGAAFRSLMNCFAIAISLGLQHGVPLEEFVEAFVFTRFEPNGPVKLNDRIKMSTSIIDYIFRELAVTYLDRYDLAQVKEEDLRMDSVKKDDMDPECFEEEADLDALAKSSVVTEHFPIRRNGGKGNGHGNGHSVARQVELMRETLTLTEIQSAKDAKVKGYEGDPCPECKQFTMVRNGTCLKCVSCGATSGCS; translated from the coding sequence GTGAAAATTGATCGGAGATTTACCCGTCGCGGAGTGAGCCCCTACGAGGGGCTAGCGTTCGTCAAACGGTCGTCTGAGATTCGTAACCCCGACGGGTCGACCGTGTTCAAGCTCGAGAACATCGAGGTTCCCGAAACATGGTCTCAGTTGGCCGTCGATATCTTGGCGCAAAAATACTTTAGAAAGGCGGGAATTCCACAGCACGATCAGACCGGTCAGCCGCTTGTGGGCTCGGACGGCAAGCCGGTGCTCGGTGGAGAGCGGGATGCTCGTCAGGTCTTTGAGCGCATGGCCGGATGCTGGACCCATTGGGGCAAGTCCCATGGGTATTTTAAGGCACCGGAAGATGCCGAGTCCTTTCATGATGAGATGTGTTACATGCTGGCGCATCAAATGGCTGCGCCAAACTCTCCTCAATGGTTCAACACCGGTCTGCACTATGCCTATGGCCTGTCGGGGCCGGCACAGGGTCATTATTACGTCGATCCCAAAACGCGTGAAGTGGTAAAAGCCACCAATGCGTTCGAACATCCTCAGCCGCACGCCTGTTTCATTCAATCGATCGAGGATGATCTCGTGAACGAGAACGGAATCATGGATCTCTGGGTGCGAGAGGCTCGGTTATTCAAGTATGGCTCTGGAACCGGGACGAACTTCTCAAAATTGCGAGGCGATGGCGAAGGGCTTTCTGGCGGCGGCAGGTCTTCAGGCCTTATGTCCTTCCTCAAGATTGGTGATCGAGCTGCCGGCGCGATCAAGTCCGGAGGGACAACACGCCGTGCCGCCAAGATGGTCTGTTTAGATCTCGATCATCCGGATATCGAGGAATTCATCGATTGGAAGGTCGTCGAGGAACAAAAAGTCGCGGCGATGGTAACGGGGTCAAAGATCTGTGCGCAGCGCCTCAACGCCGTGCTGAAGGCCTGTCACATGGTCGACGGAGAAGGGGCTCTCAGGCTGGATCTCGACCACAAGACGAATCCGGTCCTGCGCGAGGCGCTGACATCTGCCCGTCGCGATATGGTGCCTGAGGCGTATATCCAGCGGATGTTCTCCTATGCCCAGCAGGGGTTTACACATTTCGTGTTTCATGAATACGATACCAATTGGGACGGCAAAGCATATCAGACGGTCTCCGGTCAGAACTCAAACAACAGCGTCAGAATTCCCAATGAGTTTTTTGCCGCGCTCGAAGCCGACGGCGACTGGCAACTCAAACGCCGAACGAACGGCAAAGTGTGCAAGACCGTCAAGGCTAGAGATCTATGGGACCGGATCGCGTGGGCTGCATGGATTTGTGCCGATCCCGGGACGCAGTACGATACCACCATCAACGAATGGCACACGTGTCCGGAGGACGGCCGTATCAATGCGTCGAACCCATGTTCCGAATACATGTTTTTGGACGATACCGCCTGTAACCTGGCCTCCCTTAACCTCACCAAGTTCTATAGCGTGGATGGGCAGTTCGAATTGGAACATTTTCGCCATGCCGTTCGATTGTGGACGATCGCATTGGAGATCAGCGTGTTAATGGCGTCCTTTCCAAGCCGTTCGATTGCTGAAAAGAGCTATCGGTTCCGGACGCTTGGATTGGGTTATGCGAATCTTGGCACCGTCCTTATGCGGTTGGGGATTCCCTATGATTCCTCCAAAGCCCTGGCGATCTGTGGAGCCATCACGTCCATCATGACCGGTGAGGCTTACCGTGCATCGGCTGAAATGGCCGCTGAATTGTTGCCCTTTCCAGGCTACGCAAACAATCGGGAGCCCATGCTGCGAGTGATCCGCAATCACCGACGGGCTGCGTACCAGGTGCCGAATGCAGAATATGAAGGGCTGACGATTGCTCCGGTGGGAATCCGCCCTGAGCATTGTCCTCCGGACATGCTTCTTGCCGCCCGAAGAGCCTGGGACCATGCGCTGGAACTCGGGACGGCCTACGGATACCGCAATGCACAGGTGACGGTGATCGCTCCGACCGGCACGATTGGATTGGTCATGGATTGCGATACCACTGGAATTGAACCGGATTTCGCGTTGGTGAAGTTTAAAAAATTGGCGGGTGGAGGTTACTTCAAGATCATCAATCAAAGCTTGCCGGCCGCGCTGGCCAACCTCGGGTACACAGATCAGCAGGCGCAAGATATCGTCCGTTACTGCGTTGGTGCGCAGACGCTCAACGGCGCGCCCTTTATCAATCATGACACGTTGCGCCGGAAGGGATTCGACGATGCGGCCTTAGATCGACTGGAGCGTGGACTGGGGCAAGCGTTCGAAATTCAGTTCGCCTTCAACAAGTTTATCTTGGGAGAGGCCTTTTGCGTGGACCAGCTTGGCTTCACCGAAGCGCAACTCAATGAGGCGAATTTCAACATGCTGAAGGCGCTCGGCTTTACGCAAGAAGAGATCGCCGCCGCAAATGATTTCTGCTGCGGAACGATGACCGTGGAAGGCGCGCCGCATTTGAGAGCCGAACACCTTGCGGTATTCGATTGTGCTAATCGATGTGGGCGGATCGGACAACGTTCTATTGCCGTCGATGCCCATATCCGCATGATGGCTGCGGCGCAGCCGTTCATCAGCGGCGCGATCAGCAAGACCATCAATATGTCGGCTGAGGCCAGCGTGGATGATGTCAAGGCGGCGTACCTGCTTGCCTGGAAGAGCATGATAAAAGCGGTGGCGTTGTATCGTGATGGATCTAAGCTCAGTCAGCCATTAAGTGCGTCGACCGACAGCGGAAAGACCATCGAAGCGACGGCCAGCATCATCGAGATGGCTGAAAAAGTGACTGAACGAGTGCTCGTTCGATATCTTGCCAAACGGCGTCCGTTGCCGGGTAGACGCAATGGCTATACGCAAAAAGCTATTGTCGGAGGGCACAAGCTTTACCTCCGCACCGGTGAATATGAAGATGGGACCGTCGGAGAGATCTTTTTAGACATGCACAAGGAGGGCGCGGCGTTCAGAAGCCTCATGAACTGTTTCGCCATCGCCATCTCTCTTGGACTTCAGCACGGGGTCCCTTTGGAAGAGTTCGTTGAAGCCTTTGTCTTCACTCGGTTTGAACCCAACGGTCCCGTTAAATTGAATGATCGGATCAAAATGTCGACGTCGATCATTGATTATATCTTCCGTGAACTTGCCGTCACCTATCTCGATCGGTATGATCTTGCACAGGTGAAGGAAGAAGACCTGCGCATGGATTCCGTGAAAAAGGACGACATGGATCCTGAATGCTTCGAGGAAGAAGCCGATCTTGATGCGCTAGCTAAATCCTCCGTCGTGACGGAACACTTTCCGATCCGTCGAAACGGCGGAAAAGGAAATGGTCACGGAAATGGACATAGCGTTGCCCGACAAGTGGAGCTCATGCGCGAGACACTGACTCTGACAGAGATACAAAGCGCCAAAGATGCCAAGGTCAAAGGTTACGAGGGCGATCCCTGTCCAGAATGCAAGCAGTTCACCATGGTGCGGAACGGCACCTGCCTCAAATGTGTCAGTTGCGGTGCGACGAGTGGATGCTCATAA
- a CDS encoding hypothetical protein (conserved protein of unknown function) gives MPTATQLVISGQSKPGALARVTAVLGDAGVNIKAFSAPEVTGPGKLRLLVADLDGARAALRSAKIKFGEETALLLSLENKPGALKKVADLLMKSRINIKCGYCTPSREGKRAIVVLTVSNTDKALTILRNQSLDEF, from the coding sequence ATGCCGACAGCGACCCAGCTGGTCATCAGTGGTCAGAGTAAACCAGGTGCCCTTGCAAGAGTGACGGCTGTCCTAGGTGACGCGGGAGTCAATATTAAGGCATTTTCTGCTCCAGAAGTAACGGGCCCAGGAAAATTGCGCTTGCTTGTGGCTGATCTGGATGGTGCTCGCGCGGCTCTTCGGTCGGCGAAAATCAAGTTTGGTGAAGAAACGGCTCTGCTCTTGAGCCTTGAGAATAAACCTGGGGCACTGAAAAAAGTGGCCGATCTCTTGATGAAGAGCCGGATCAATATCAAGTGCGGCTACTGTACGCCTTCACGGGAAGGGAAACGGGCGATTGTCGTCCTGACCGTTTCCAATACCGACAAAGCCTTGACCATCCTTCGCAATCAATCCCTCGACGAGTTTTGA
- a CDS encoding putative endolytic peptidoglycan transglycosylase RlpA produces MRLEPLTRIVSGRIIIIGLLVGLFLQGCAAPSRHISRFSGYPVGFVERGEASWYGPGFHGNKTANGEQYDMHKLTAAHRTLPLGSVAVVHSLTSGRRVTVRINDRGPFARGRILDLSLAGARALDMVGNGTDRVELRVIDYVAQPEGKGPLRVQVGAFADLQNARALFAQIQRDFPDGRIIQADLPEGRRYRVQFGRFLNESEAQMFADRFDRAFRLRSLVFRDDE; encoded by the coding sequence ATGCGGCTGGAGCCGCTCACGAGAATCGTATCTGGGCGTATCATTATCATCGGACTTTTGGTCGGGCTTTTCTTACAAGGCTGCGCGGCACCTTCCCGTCATATCAGTCGATTTTCTGGATATCCGGTGGGATTCGTGGAGCGGGGGGAGGCCTCATGGTACGGCCCCGGCTTTCATGGAAACAAGACTGCCAATGGGGAACAGTATGACATGCATAAACTGACGGCTGCGCATCGGACGCTCCCACTAGGGTCCGTGGCTGTGGTCCATTCATTGACCTCGGGTCGCCGGGTCACAGTTAGGATTAATGATCGCGGGCCGTTCGCGAGGGGGCGAATCTTGGACCTTTCATTGGCTGGAGCTCGGGCTCTTGATATGGTCGGCAACGGAACAGACCGAGTAGAGCTTCGAGTCATTGACTACGTTGCCCAACCCGAAGGGAAGGGTCCGTTACGGGTTCAAGTCGGAGCTTTCGCAGACCTTCAGAATGCGCGAGCGTTGTTTGCACAAATCCAACGAGATTTTCCCGATGGACGGATCATTCAGGCCGATCTACCGGAGGGTCGCCGTTACCGTGTTCAGTTTGGTCGGTTTCTAAACGAATCGGAAGCGCAGATGTTTGCGGATCGTTTCGATCGTGCGTTTCGTCTTCGATCATTAGTATTCCGGGATGATGAATAG
- a CDS encoding hypothetical protein (conserved membrane protein of unknown function): MDILILLGLIGLSAIISTAEIGFFSVNETRLRALAQNGSKRAEKALQLRSDPQRLFSTILVGDRLVSTAIPMFATFITLNAYGEKSIFEEAIAVMVGILTFVLLVSVDVIPKTLAAKFSVPVTLTLAYPISWVQVMLQPILFLIVPLIYKLTGGKGLTHPLVTEEELKIMLDQGGKAGELESEEVKMIKNVFQLKDITAEDAMTPRIYVFSLDGNLRLKEAEELLYGSKYSRIPLYDGTLDNITGILYKTKALIELAKGRTELRLRDIAHAPLFVPAGKTADDLMKQFQQEKRHMGVVVNEFGGVMGLVTLEDLLEEVVGEIVDETDITEELIKRIGKNQILVHGRTEVRKVNDFLKVELGGDEALTIGGLIQENLGRIPSAGEEIRIENCRLVVHEADPRSIRSVHIFKEEKVAVPVEAPV; the protein is encoded by the coding sequence ATGGACATCCTCATCCTTTTAGGGTTGATAGGGTTATCTGCCATTATTTCCACAGCCGAGATCGGCTTTTTCTCGGTCAACGAAACACGGCTGAGGGCGTTGGCCCAAAACGGCAGCAAGCGTGCAGAAAAAGCCCTACAGCTCAGGAGTGACCCCCAAAGGCTCTTTTCCACCATCCTTGTGGGCGATCGTCTCGTCAGCACGGCAATCCCGATGTTCGCCACCTTCATTACCTTGAATGCCTATGGGGAGAAGAGCATTTTTGAAGAAGCCATCGCAGTCATGGTCGGTATTTTGACCTTCGTTCTCCTCGTATCCGTTGACGTGATCCCCAAGACGCTGGCGGCAAAATTTTCCGTACCGGTGACGCTGACGTTGGCTTACCCTATCTCCTGGGTTCAGGTGATGTTGCAACCGATTCTCTTCTTGATAGTGCCGCTGATCTATAAGTTGACGGGGGGAAAGGGATTAACCCATCCGTTGGTCACGGAGGAAGAGCTAAAAATTATGCTCGACCAGGGCGGAAAGGCTGGAGAGCTGGAATCCGAAGAAGTCAAGATGATCAAGAATGTGTTTCAGTTGAAGGACATTACGGCAGAAGACGCGATGACGCCGCGCATCTATGTTTTTTCGCTCGATGGGAATCTTCGACTCAAGGAAGCAGAGGAGCTGCTCTATGGCTCGAAATATTCCAGGATTCCGCTCTACGACGGCACGCTCGATAATATTACGGGAATCCTCTACAAGACCAAGGCATTGATCGAACTGGCAAAGGGGCGAACGGAATTGCGTCTAAGGGACATCGCCCATGCACCGCTGTTCGTGCCGGCTGGGAAAACGGCAGATGATCTCATGAAACAGTTTCAGCAGGAAAAGCGGCATATGGGTGTCGTGGTGAATGAGTTTGGCGGTGTGATGGGTCTTGTGACCCTCGAAGATCTTCTCGAAGAGGTGGTCGGGGAAATCGTCGATGAAACTGATATCACGGAAGAGCTCATCAAGCGCATCGGAAAGAACCAGATCCTCGTTCATGGGCGGACCGAGGTGCGGAAGGTAAACGATTTCCTGAAGGTCGAACTTGGGGGAGATGAAGCGCTCACCATCGGTGGGCTCATCCAGGAGAATCTCGGACGAATCCCATCGGCTGGAGAGGAGATTCGAATCGAGAATTGCCGCTTAGTCGTTCACGAGGCGGATCCTCGATCGATCCGAAGCGTGCACATTTTTAAAGAGGAGAAGGTGGCTGTGCCAGTTGAAGCTCCCGTCTGA